Part of the Myxococcaceae bacterium JPH2 genome, GAGCTGCACGGTCTGCTGGACGTCCTCGGGTTGCCGAAGGACGCGCTGGAGCGCTATCCGCACGAGTTCTCCGGCGGTCAGCGCCAACGCATCGGGATTGCACGTGCCATCGCGTTGCGCCCGGAGCTGGTGGTGGCGGACGAGCCGCTGAGCGCGCTCGATGTCTCCATCCAGGCGCAGATCGTCAACCTGCTGGCGGACCTTCAGCGCGAGCGAGGGCTGACCTACGTCTTCATCGCGCACGACCTCAAGGTCGTGGAGTACCTCTCCACCCGCGTGGCGGTGATGTACCTGGGCCGCATCGTGGAGCTGGCTCCGGCGCGGCGGCTGTCGCAGGGGGCTCGGCATCCGTACACCCGCGCGTTGCTGTCCGCGGTGCCCGTGCCCGACCCGATGCATCCGCGCACGCGCCAGGTCCTGCCGGGCGAGCCGCCGTCCCCGCTGTCTCCGCCGGCGGGGTGCGCGTTCCATCCTCGGTGCCCGCAGGCAATGGAGCGGTGCCGGCGCGAGTCACCCCCGCTGTATCCGTTGGCCTCGGGGCACTCGGTCGCCTGCTTCCTCGCGGAAGGCGACGCGCTCGGTGCCGCCCAGGCTTCTTCCCTCGCAGGAGGTTCCGGTGTTCTGGCTCAGCCATCATCACCCGGATGAGTACAACCGCACCTACCTGCTGGGCGGCGTGCGCGTGTGCGCGCGTTGCCTGGGCACGTATCCGGTCCTGGTCGCTGTCTTCCTCGCGCTCTTCGCCCTGCGCGCGCCGCTGATGTTCGGCGCGGAGGTGCCGGTGGGGCTCGTGCTCGTGACGCCCGCGGTCGTCGACTGGGCGGTGGGACGCTTCCGGCCTGGCGCAGGGTCCAACGCCCTGCGCTCGTTGACCGGCGTATTGCTGGGCGCGGGGCTCGGACGCTCGCTGTTCATTCACGTCCAAAGGCCATTGCCCACGGTCCTCTTGGCTCAAAGCGCGCTGGTGACAGCCGTCGCAGTCCCTGTCATTCTGGCTACTTACCGGAAGCCACGTCCGGAATAGACCCTGACCGCGGCATGGTCCGTTAGAGGGCCTGGGCGGTGGGAAGGGAAAGCACCCGTGGCTCCATGAGCAATGGGGGAGTGTTGGGACCGGAGATCTCAGACGAGCGGCTGATGCTCGCCTTCCAGGCGGGAGATGCTCGTGCATTCGAGGCCCTGGTGCGCAGGCACCGGGCGCCGGTCTTCAACTTCATCCTGCGCTTCGTCGGTCACCGGTCGCGGGCGGAGGACGTGCTGCAGGAGACGTGGCTCAAGGTCGTGCGCAGCGCCCGGGAGTACGAGCCCAAGGCCAAGCTGACGACGTGGCTCTACACCATTGCGAGGAACCTCTGCGTGGACAGCACGCGCAAAGAGAGCTACCGCCAGACCTCCTCCTTGGAGGCACCCGCCGCCGGCACCGACGGCGACGAGGGGCGTGCGCTCGGGGAGAGCCTTCCGGACGAAGGCGCCAGCCCGGAGCGGGGCGCTCACAACGCGCGGCTGCGACCCTTGTTGGAGCGTGCGCTCGCCAGCCTTCCAGAAGAGCAACGCGAGGTCTTCATCCTCCGTGAGTACAGCGGCATCCCCTTCAAGGAGATCGCCGAGGTGACGGGCGTGTCCGAGAACACAGTGAAGAGTCGGATGCGCTACGCGCTGGAGGCGCTGCGCCGACGCCTGGGCGAACTGGGCGTGGACGGCGATCTGGCGGAGGATGGAAGGACGGTGGCGGGATGAAAGCGCAGAATCCACACGCGCACGAGGACCGGCTCCTCGACTTCGCCTATGGCGAGCTGCCAGGCCCCGAGGCTCAGGCCGTGGAGGCGCACCTGCAAGGGTGTGTCCGGTGCGCGCGGGCCCTGGAGGACATCCGAGGCGTGCGCGTCACCATGGCCCAGCTCGCCGACGAGCCCGCGCCCGACGCGGGGCTGGAGTCCTTGCTCGCTTATGCGAACCAGGCCGCCCGTCGCGCGGTGGCGGGGCCCGAGCCCAAGCCTTCGCGGTGGCGTCGCTGGCTCCTGCCCGTGGCGGGACTGGCCGCGGTGAGCACCCTGGGCATCCTGTCCATCACGGTGAACGAGAACCTGAAGCTGGCCCCTCCGCTGAAGGAGGCGGACGTCGTGGGTGCCAAGTCGCCCGGCGCGCCGCCCGCGGTCAGCGCGACGCCTGGACTCGAGGCCAAAGCCAAAGGCGCAGTGGCTCCGGCCGCGGCGCCGCGCGACGAGGAGGCCTTGCTGGACAAGGCTGCTCCGAAGCGCAGGGATCGAGGGGCCTACCCGGATCGCTCGGCGGAGTGGATGAACGCCGGCAGCGGGGGGGGGCTGGACACGCGCGCCGAGAAGAGCGCGCCCTCGAAGAAGCAGGTGCTGGAGCTCGGTCAGAAGGACCGGCCACCGCCGCCTCCTCCTCCCGCGCCCACGGCGGCCGTTGTCACTCCCGAGCCCTTGGCGCAGGCCGTCGCCGGACCGCGCTACGACGACTTCGCCAAGGAGGAGCGCTCGTCCTTGCGCATCGGAGGTGCCTCTCGCGCACAGGCAGTGGCGGGCGAGGCGGAAGCCTCCGACGGGCTCGCGGAGAATGCCCCCAGCGCCTCCGCACCAGCCGGTCGAGGAGTCCCAGCCGAAGCTCCGAAAGATGTCGAGGCGCCGAAGCCTGTCGTGGTGTCCAAGCCCGTGAGCAAGGCTGCCCCCGCTCCGTCGCGGCCGTCCGAGCAGGACATGGAGCTCCCGCGCACCTCCGTGGGGAGCGTCATGCCCGGCAAGGCGGATCCGTCAAATCAGGCCCCCAGTCAGGCTCCGATGGCGACTCCCTCGTTGACCTGGCAGGACCTGTCTCGGCAGGCGCAAGCGGCGGCGAGCCAGGGGGATGACGTCCGCGAGCTGCGCCTCCTGCGACAGGCCTTGAGTTCCGGAGCCCCCCGGACGGAGCGCATTCGCATCCTCAACCGCATGTGCGAGCTGGAGTCCGCCCTGGGGCAGGACGACGCGGCGGAGGCGACCTGCAATCGTGCCTTGGCCGAAGCCCCCAACTCGCGAGCAGCCGAGGTGGCGCTGAAGCGGATGCGCAAGAAGTCCGCGCCGGAGCCGGCCCCGGCGGCTGCCTCGCCGGCGCCCCCTCGGACTGAGCCGCCCAACGGCGGAGCCCGCTGAGAGGGTTTGTGTACTTGGCGTGAGAAATTGAGACACCCTGAGCGAGGGTGTTTCGCGACAGTCCATTTGACCGATGCGTCATGTGGGCTGTGCTCTCGATAATGACGACATGAGGCGGTCTGAGAAGGTTGGGGTGGGGGAGTCTGGCCAGGTGGCCGTCGAGTCGGCACTCGTGATGCCGCTCATGGTGTTCCTGGCGCTTGGAATCATCCAGCTCACGATGATCCAGCACGCGAAGCTGATGACGGAGTATGCGGCGTATCAAGCCGCGCGCGCGGGCATCGTCTGGAACGGCAACAACGAGCGCATGCACGACGCGGCCATCGTCGCGTTGCTGCCCACCATGGGGCGCACGGACGACATCGTCGAGCTGGGCAAGACCTGGGGAAAGCACCAGCTCTATGACAAGGCGATGCGCGCGCTGGCGTGGGGCGGCGGCGTCGTGCCGGAGTCGCTGAACGGCTCCAACCTCTTCGGCATCATCCGGGTGGACACCGTCAACCCGGCCTACTTCACGCCCATCGACACCATCTGGAAGCTGCGCGCGGGCTACAACTGGCAGGAGCTGGACTTCGACGGCGCGGACAGCTTCCCGGAAGTGCCCGGCCTCGAGTCGAAGATCATCAAGTTCTTCAACCTGCCCGAGCCGGACGAATCCGAGACCGTCTACCGCAAGGCCACGCGTCTCACCATCCGCCTGCGCTACTGGTACGAGATGCGCGTGCCGTTCGCCAACTGGGTCATCTTCTACGCGTGGTACGCCTCCAACGCGCAGGTCGCGCTGCGCGGCGCCATTGATCGCCCGACGCTGGAGCAGAAGGCGAACATGACGAACCGCACGAAGGACATCAGCGCCCTGCGTGGCAAGGCGCGAGGAATGGACCACGAAGAGGGCTACAACACGGTCTACGCCCCGGAGATGTGGGTCCTCTGGGGGCTGGCGGATGGCAGCATCCCCCTCGTCTCGAAGCTGGTCGGCAAGCGCTACTTCCTGCCCTTGACGGCCACCTACACCATGCGGATGCAGTCCAACTTCCACCGCAAGTGGATCATGCACCTCAAGCCCGACTGGGGCCTGTAAGAGGAATTGCCCCATGTTCACCCGGACCCTCCGACAGAGTTTTCGTCGCCAGGAAGGCCAGGCGCTGGTGCTTGCCGCGCTGTTGGTACTGGTGATGTCCATCGCGGTCGTCACGACCGTCAACATCGGTCATACCGTCCACGAGCGCATCCGCCTGCAGAACACCGCGGACGCGGCCGCCTACTCCATGTCCGCCATGGAGGCGCGGGCGTTCAACTTCTACGCCTACGCCAACCGCACCCAGGCGTCGCACTACGTCTCCGCGATGATGTGGCAGTCGCTGCTGTCACTCATCTATTTCGCGGAGGCCTTCCTCGCGGACACGTATGGATTCATGAAGACGCTGAATCCATGCGCCGGTAAATCCAAGAACATATTCTGGAAGGTCGCTTGTCCCATCCTCGAAGCCTTGCCTTACATCGGGCAGGTTTTGAAAATCATAGACAAGGCGATGGATGCCTGGCGGATGATCGTCAAGGCATTCCATATGCTTGTCCGGACGACCAACCCAGACAAGCTCATTGGCAAATTCATCATTCCCACCCACCGGGTACTCAACAGCGTCCTGTTCTTCGCCTCGCAAGCGGTGATGATGTCGGCGTCCACGCACGTATTGCAGACCACCGACACGGTCATTGCGGACAATGACAAGAACATCAACTCGCTGGTCAGCCAGGGGGTCACGGGCGTCATCAGCCAGTGTCTCTTCGATCAGGCTCACTTCCCGGAGGCAGGTGGGCGTCCGCTGGGCGTGCCTGTCAATCCGTTCAAGCCGATCAAACCCGAGGCGTGGCGACACGATGAGAAGGAGGCGCGCGCCAAGCGAGCCATGGGCGCGGTGGCCAACGCCACCCGCTATGCGTGCGACTCGAAGGGCAGCCTGGGCGTGGGCAGCGTGGACCTCATCTCCTGCCAGGAGCGCTTCATCACGTCCCGTCGCCTGGGAGACCTGATTCCGCTGCCGGACTGGCTGGGCATCCTCCGCGACTGGCTCAACAACGAGATCGACATCCCCGGCGTGTTCAGCTTCGGCAAGCTGGGCCAGACGCGTCTGCTCACGGTCAACAACCCGGACCGGGCGAAGATCGTCAAGACCAACACCGCCCGCAACTACATCCGGGATTGGCGTGAGGGCATCGCGCCGTCGCTCGGCAGCATGGCCCAGGGCGACAACATGGGCTCGGATGACTTGTATTGGCTGAAGTTCGGACCGGCCAACATCCCGGGCTTCCGCAACCCGCTGTCCTGCAAGACCGACGTGAAGGACCCCAGCGAGTGCTGGGGAGATCCGCGCAAGGGTCTCAAGGACACGGGCGGCAAGTACATGCCGTACCAGTACATGGCCAAGACGAGCATCTGGGCCATGAACGCCACCGAGGGTTCATTCCAGAACGGCGGCGTGCACTGGCGCGTGCATCCTCAGCGCATGCCCACCGGTGACACCACGTGGCGCGGGTACACGCGCCCTAGTGGCCCCGAGGGTGAAGTGGGCGTCACGGAGCACAAGATCTGCACCTTGCCCGTGTGCTTCCTGGGGGCGGGGAAGATCAGCGTGTACACGGCGAACGTGCACCCGGCCGAGGACACGAATCACCCGTGGGGCGGCGTCGTCCCGTTCATGCACTTCGAGCCCGGTCAGTTCGACGGTGTCTGCGCTCGCAAGGCGAGCACGGAGACGGCGGCGAAGCGCGACCGGTTCGACTTCAACCAGCCGTCCACCTGGGTGGCGCTGAACAAGTCGCCGGACGAGGTCATGAACAAGGACCTCAAGGACAAGGACGCTGGCACGAACGCGCCCGCGCAGCTCAACGACCAGGGCAAGGTGAAGTTCGCCTTCACGAGCGACAGCAAGGGCCTGGAGATGAAGAACGACCGGAAGAAGTTCGCGGGCTTCGTCGAGGGACTCAACGTCATCACCCGCGGCCAGACGTACTACCACCGGCCGGGCAACTGGACGGAGCATCCGAACTTCTTCAAT contains:
- a CDS encoding ATP-binding cassette domain-containing protein, which translates into the protein MTAPLVQVRGLKVHFPVRRGLLGRTHGWVRAVEGVDFDVARGETLGVVGESGCGKSTLGRALLQLVDITQGSVRFDGQELVGLSQRRVRPLRRRMQLVFQDPFASLNPRMTVRDILSEPFVIHGLARGAERARELHGLLDVLGLPKDALERYPHEFSGGQRQRIGIARAIALRPELVVADEPLSALDVSIQAQIVNLLADLQRERGLTYVFIAHDLKVVEYLSTRVAVMYLGRIVELAPARRLSQGARHPYTRALLSAVPVPDPMHPRTRQVLPGEPPSPLSPPAGCAFHPRCPQAMERCRRESPPLYPLASGHSVACFLAEGDALGAAQASSLAGGSGVLAQPSSPG
- a CDS encoding pilus assembly protein, whose protein sequence is MRRSEKVGVGESGQVAVESALVMPLMVFLALGIIQLTMIQHAKLMTEYAAYQAARAGIVWNGNNERMHDAAIVALLPTMGRTDDIVELGKTWGKHQLYDKAMRALAWGGGVVPESLNGSNLFGIIRVDTVNPAYFTPIDTIWKLRAGYNWQELDFDGADSFPEVPGLESKIIKFFNLPEPDESETVYRKATRLTIRLRYWYEMRVPFANWVIFYAWYASNAQVALRGAIDRPTLEQKANMTNRTKDISALRGKARGMDHEEGYNTVYAPEMWVLWGLADGSIPLVSKLVGKRYFLPLTATYTMRMQSNFHRKWIMHLKPDWGL
- a CDS encoding zf-HC2 domain-containing protein; the protein is MKAQNPHAHEDRLLDFAYGELPGPEAQAVEAHLQGCVRCARALEDIRGVRVTMAQLADEPAPDAGLESLLAYANQAARRAVAGPEPKPSRWRRWLLPVAGLAAVSTLGILSITVNENLKLAPPLKEADVVGAKSPGAPPAVSATPGLEAKAKGAVAPAAAPRDEEALLDKAAPKRRDRGAYPDRSAEWMNAGSGGGLDTRAEKSAPSKKQVLELGQKDRPPPPPPPAPTAAVVTPEPLAQAVAGPRYDDFAKEERSSLRIGGASRAQAVAGEAEASDGLAENAPSASAPAGRGVPAEAPKDVEAPKPVVVSKPVSKAAPAPSRPSEQDMELPRTSVGSVMPGKADPSNQAPSQAPMATPSLTWQDLSRQAQAAASQGDDVRELRLLRQALSSGAPRTERIRILNRMCELESALGQDDAAEATCNRALAEAPNSRAAEVALKRMRKKSAPEPAPAAASPAPPRTEPPNGGAR
- a CDS encoding DUF2085 domain-containing protein; translation: MFWLSHHHPDEYNRTYLLGGVRVCARCLGTYPVLVAVFLALFALRAPLMFGAEVPVGLVLVTPAVVDWAVGRFRPGAGSNALRSLTGVLLGAGLGRSLFIHVQRPLPTVLLAQSALVTAVAVPVILATYRKPRPE
- a CDS encoding Tad domain-containing protein, coding for MFTRTLRQSFRRQEGQALVLAALLVLVMSIAVVTTVNIGHTVHERIRLQNTADAAAYSMSAMEARAFNFYAYANRTQASHYVSAMMWQSLLSLIYFAEAFLADTYGFMKTLNPCAGKSKNIFWKVACPILEALPYIGQVLKIIDKAMDAWRMIVKAFHMLVRTTNPDKLIGKFIIPTHRVLNSVLFFASQAVMMSASTHVLQTTDTVIADNDKNINSLVSQGVTGVISQCLFDQAHFPEAGGRPLGVPVNPFKPIKPEAWRHDEKEARAKRAMGAVANATRYACDSKGSLGVGSVDLISCQERFITSRRLGDLIPLPDWLGILRDWLNNEIDIPGVFSFGKLGQTRLLTVNNPDRAKIVKTNTARNYIRDWREGIAPSLGSMAQGDNMGSDDLYWLKFGPANIPGFRNPLSCKTDVKDPSECWGDPRKGLKDTGGKYMPYQYMAKTSIWAMNATEGSFQNGGVHWRVHPQRMPTGDTTWRGYTRPSGPEGEVGVTEHKICTLPVCFLGAGKISVYTANVHPAEDTNHPWGGVVPFMHFEPGQFDGVCARKASTETAAKRDRFDFNQPSTWVALNKSPDEVMNKDLKDKDAGTNAPAQLNDQGKVKFAFTSDSKGLEMKNDRKKFAGFVEGLNVITRGQTYYHRPGNWTEHPNFFNPYWRPRLASVYQGRGTLPLITTLESQLPTQVRGIAAKVITH
- a CDS encoding RNA polymerase sigma factor, which translates into the protein MSNGGVLGPEISDERLMLAFQAGDARAFEALVRRHRAPVFNFILRFVGHRSRAEDVLQETWLKVVRSAREYEPKAKLTTWLYTIARNLCVDSTRKESYRQTSSLEAPAAGTDGDEGRALGESLPDEGASPERGAHNARLRPLLERALASLPEEQREVFILREYSGIPFKEIAEVTGVSENTVKSRMRYALEALRRRLGELGVDGDLAEDGRTVAG